Proteins encoded together in one Drosophila albomicans strain 15112-1751.03 chromosome 2R, ASM965048v2, whole genome shotgun sequence window:
- the LOC117573591 gene encoding LOW QUALITY PROTEIN: importin-9 (The sequence of the model RefSeq protein was modified relative to this genomic sequence to represent the inferred CDS: deleted 1 base in 1 codon), translating to MSSGESGVVRGSGDSVKQAIIEELQNLLSSDTVVLQQAEKRNKQLQYTEGYGVYLAEIIMNQSHELPLRQIAIIMLTRYVENHWTDLDDPEKASGGVASEQAKRTIRNILPNGLYDPNSKIRSSVAHTISTIAATDYPHCWAELFDIIVKCLSGNEDSIHGAMQVLRDFIYDVAQIKELGPVVIPEVYRIFDSEQNYSIKTRVSAIRTLKQLFMSILTLITDKQEQSSMMNSILTNFMDKLLHYLSMNCGAGSSFLLRSEIIKVFTYLVNEMPKYINPFMERILPIVWQLLTQIAETYVKVSVNQTEPNPLASGTNEEDDEQTNFQTLIIQILEFINCIVTCSKLRGTIKNVLADLIYITIVYIQLSQEQLEDWEEDPEKFVDDEDDGGVELTVRMCGRDVLLAINDEFGVKAIQPLQEALGRHFSVAEAEKAANNPNWWKIHEACMDAVHGFRDIILEGDSKFDLLNYLTIVRNLLVHQESPHLVGHALWTLSTYSKTDLYNPQMLSEILDVTLCSLSPEKSHILRISAVRSLNGFLSANENAEGERRTLLVSKLPGFLDGIMALVPGCKATVLALLMEALTMMVKFDADFAYAAQPKITPLTIAAFLKYAEDPYVLENVQDLIKALSQQKQCLGPLQEKFIPTIVSILALQSEQCSEKQDIALDVLNTIVRNSEAPLPNALIETAFPAVVNCVMHTDDHTVMVAGGECLRSFINVSPEQIFSYKNGEGVNYVMQVATVLLNPMNTEMTAGGQIGRLVITIITKMGNMLGQTVDMLLKAVISKMQNLECLKVIMNLVLIFAHLFLTQMDAVLNFLSTVPGPNGEPALQFVLTNWLSRQNSFFGAYERKVTTMALCKLFEYGVATQDNRLTSITYKELVQEPSGNRVCTRSVASNYQKWVTIPALVKIFKVLISEYQHFQESKIDAPLTDSEDEVSGDDDAPGTAAKPRYVSDLCFEIDEDEVEDEQILQDLLKESNYSSDIGDNLHKFLVNFTQNEHFPTFFEHLDEGERLTLLNKVQHK from the exons ATGTCCAGCGGAGAGAGTGGTGTCGTTCGCGGCAGCGGCGATTCGGTCAAGCAAGCCATCATCGAAGAGCTGCAAAATTTGCTCAGCTCCGACACGGTTGTGCTGCAACAGGCGGAAAAGCGAAACAAGCAGCTGCAATATACTGAAG GGTATGGCGTTTATTTGGCagaaataattatgaatcaaTCTCATGAGCTGCCGCTGCGTCAAATTGCTATCATTATGCTTACACGTTACGTGGAAAACCACTGGACAGATCTCGATGACCCCGAGAAGGCAAGTGGCGGTGTAGCCAGTGAGCAAGCAAAACGCACAATTCGCAACATACTACCCAATGGGCTCTACGATCCCAATTCGAAAATACGCTCCTCTGTGGCCCATACAATATCAACAATAGCTGCCACCGATTATCCCCACTGCTGGGCAGAACTCTTTGATATAATTGTAAAGTGTCTGAGCGGCAATGAAGATTCGATTCATGGAGCAATGCAAGTGTTACGCGATTTCATATACGATGTGGCACAAATCAAGGAACTGGGACCAGTTGTCATACCGGAGGTGTATCGCATATTCGACTCTGAGCAGAATTATTCAATCAAGACGCGCGTTTCAGCTATACGCACATTGAAACAGCTTTTTATGTCCATTTTAACCTTGATTACTGACAAACAGGAGCAGAGTTCCATGATGAATTCCATACTCACCAATTTCATGGATAAGTTGTTGCATTATCTAAGCATGAATTGCGGTGCTGGATCGAGTTTCTTGCTGCGCTCCGAGATTATCAAAG TGTTTACATATCTGGTGAACGAAATGCCCAAGTATATAAATCCGTTTATGGAACGCATTTTACCAATTGTCTGGCAGCTACTTACACAGATTGCCGAAACCTACGTCAAGGTGTCCGTTAATCAGACGGAACCGAATCCGCTGGCCAGCGGAACCAATGAAGAGGATGACGAGCAGACCAACTTTCAAACATTGATCATACAAATTCTGGAATTCATCAACTGCATTGTGACCTGCAGCAAACTTCGCGGCACCATTAAGAATGTGCTCGCTGATTTGATCTACATCACCATTGTTTACATACAACTCAGTCAAGAGCAGCTCGAAGATTGGGAAGAAGATCCCGAGAAGTTTGTggacgacgaagacgacggTGGCGTAGAACTAACTGTTCGCATGTGTGGCCGCGATGTATTGCTG GCCATTAACGATGAGTTTGGTGTGAAAGCAATTCAGCCGTTGCAGGAAGCGTTGGGGCGACACTTTAGtgtggcagaggcagagaaaGCGGCCAACAATCCCAACTGGTGGAAGATACACGAAGCGTGTATGGATGCTGTACATGGCTTTCGCGATATTATACTCGAGGGCGATTCCAAGTTTGATTTACTCAACTATTTAACGATTGTGCGCAATTTGCTGGTGCATCAGGAATCGCCGCATCTCGTTGGTCATGCGCTGTGGACGCTCAGTACATACTCTAAAACTGACTTGTACAATCCGCAGATGTTGTCCGAGATTCTTGACGTTACGCTCTGCAGCTTGTCTCCAGAGAAATCGCATATACTGCGCATTAGCGCTGTACGATCTCTAAACGGTTTTCTCTCCGCCAACGAGAACGCTGAGGGAGAGCGACGCACATTGCTGGTATCGAAGCTTCCAGGATTTCTGGATGGCATAATGGCTCTCGTGCCAGGCTGCAAGGCCACTGTATTGGCCCTATTAATGGAAGCACTCACCATGATGGTGAAGTTTGATGCTGATTTTGCGTACGCGGCACAACCGAAGATCACGCCGCTTACCATTGCTGCATTCCTCAAGTATGCCGAGGATCCATATGTGCTGGAGAATGTTCAAGATTTGATTAAGGCGCTAAGTCAGCAGAAACAATGTCTTGGGCCACTACAGGAGAAGTTTATACCGACCATAGTAAGCATTCTAGCCCTGCAGAGCGAGCAATGCAGCGAGAAACAAGACATTGCT TTGGATGTGCTGAATACGATTGTTAGGAACTCCGAAGCGCCATTGCCCAATGCACTGATTGAGACAGCATTTCCTGCTGTGGTTAACTGCGTGATGCATACCGACGATCACACAGTTATGGTGGCTGGTGGCGAATGCTTGCGTAGCTTTATCAACGTTTCGCCAGAGCAAATCTTCAGTTACAAGAATGGGGAAGGCGTCAACTATGTGATGCAAGTGGCCACAGTTCTTTTGAATCCCATGAATACCGAAATGACTGCCGGTGGACAGATTGGACGTCTTGTTATTACCATCATTACCAAAATGGGCAATATGCTGGGCCAAACGGTTGACATGTTACTGAAGGCCGTCATTAGCAAGATGCAGAACCTCGAGTGCCTAAAAGTTATTATGAATTTGGTGCTGATATTCGCTCATCTCTTCTTAACCCAAATGGACGCGGTGCTAAACTTTCTTTCCACTGTGCCTGGACCCAATGGTGAGCCTGCTCTGCAGTTTGTGCTCACCAATTGGTTGTCACGCCAAAACTCCTTCTTTGGTGCCTACGAACGCAAG GTCACCACGATGGCACTTTGCAAACTGTTCGAGTATGGCGTGGCTACCCAGGACAATCGCTTGACCTCCATCACCTACAAGGAGTTGGTGCAGGAGCCAAGTGGCAATCGTGTGTGTACCCGCTCAGTTGCATCCAACTATCAGAAATGGGTTACCATTCCAGCCTTGGTGAAGATCTTTAAGGTGCTGATATCCGAGTATCAGCACTTCCAAGAAAGTAAAATTGATGCCCCGCTTACGGACTCAGAGGATGAAGTCAGTGGGGATGATGATGCTCCTGGTACTGCGGCCAAGCCGCGCTATGTATCAGATCTTTGCTTTGAAATCGACGAAGACGAAGTGGAGGACGAACAAATACTACAGGACCTGCTCAAGGAATCAAACTACTCCAGCGATATTGGCGATAATCTACACAAATTTTTAGTGAACTTCACCCAAAACGAACATTTTCCCACGTTCTTTGAACATCTCGACGAGGGCGAACGTCTCACTCTGTTGAACAAAGtgcaacacaaataa
- the LOC117575047 gene encoding uncharacterized protein LOC117575047, giving the protein MAWAPSTDFENDLVDMQTDRNFIHGQLAYDAAKRTYCRELTPRPKSTYEYLEKREKSSQEFEKQYGSRTKDISDSLAMMQRIQEIAGTKKLGEHATMADWEDRSTAEHEVIAMMRHYGYQSCADGSMGKLGEYDDRLPKDKILIIRKGRESFPLITDPNYFGPGRRRNSTNTSSSGSTIYTDPNSSIETDSNAIYGSVTSRLDDTNSSQDDDIEIPYKLLESSDEQPEQAKEQIPKPNTNNRPKRRPRSSQKERKRAQKSM; this is encoded by the coding sequence ATGGCTTGGGCTCCATCCACAGACTTCGAGAACGATTTGGTCGATATGCAGACAGATCGCAATTTCATCCACGGCCAGTTGGCATACGACGCGGCAAAACGCACTTACTGTCGCGAGCTTACTCCGCGTCCCAAATCAACTTATGAATATCTGGAGAAGCGAGAGAAAAGCAGCCAAGAGTTCGAAAAACAGTATGGCTCCAGGACCAAAGATATCAGCGATAGTTTGGCGATGATGCAGCGTATACAGGAGATTGCAGGCACCAAGAAATTGGGCGAGCATGCGACCATGGCGGATTGGGAGGATCGAAGTACCGCCGAACATGAGGTGATTGCTATGATGCGACACTATGGATATCAGTCCTGTGCCGATGGTTCGATGGGTAAACTTGGCGAATATGATGATCGATTGCCCAAAGACAAGATTCTTATCATACGCAAGGGACGCGAAAGTTTCCCATTGATAACGGATCCAAATTACTTTGGACCGGGTCGAAGACGCAACTCTACAAATACATCCAGCAGTGGATCCACCATCTATACAGATCCCAATTCATCAATAGAAACAGACAGCAATGCTATATATGGATCAGTCACATCGCGTTTGGATGACACCAACAGCAGTCAGGATGATGACATTGAAATACCATATAAGTTGCTAGAATCTTCGGATGAACAACCGGAGCAGGCAAAGGAGCAAATACCGAAACCGAATACCAACAATCGGCCAAAACGTCGTCCTCGTTCAtcacagaaagaaagaaaacgtGCACAAAAATCAATGTAA
- the LOC127565816 gene encoding importin-9-like produces the protein MVTLHGLHGLFPFAPVVLNIPSIMSSGESGVVRGSGDSVKQAIIEELQNLLSSDTVVLQQAEKRNKQLQYTEGYGVYLAEIIMNQSHELPLRQIALDRSR, from the exons ATGGTCACACTGCACGGTCTCCACGGTCTCTTTCCTTTTGCGCCAGTAGTTCTTAATATTCCTTCTATCATGTCCAGCGGAGAGAGTGGTGTCGTTCGCGGCAGCGGCGATTCGGTCAAGCAAGCCATCATCGAAGAGCTGCAAAATTTGCTCAGCTCCGACACGGTTGTGCTGCAACAGGCGGAAAAGCGAAACAAGCAGCTGCAATATACTGAAG GGTATGGCGTTTATTTGGCagaaataattatgaatcaaTCTCATGAGCTGCCGCTGCGTCAAATTGCACTGGACAGATCTCGATGA
- the LOC117573592 gene encoding sodium-coupled monocarboxylate transporter 1, with product MNNISQVLSELQRFSWPDYVAFVAMFLLCIFIGIYFGFMNKSVSENDYMLGGRKMPIVPIAFSLVASFISGITLLGLPTEVYSYGTQYLYVGFGVIGMGIVMAIFYLPVFHDLNITSTYEYLELRFDRRLRMFGSVMFAIMNVAYLPIVIYVPALAFNQVTGVGVHTITPIVCIICVFYTSMGGLKAVVWTDVVQAVSMLGALALVAVKGSMDIGGANVVVERAWHSNRLEAPDLSIDPTVRHTFWCLFVGGIVYWTQTNAVSQNMIQRYLSLPTLADARKALCIFCAGVLILMALCGYNGLLIYATYQNCDPLTTKLAKARDQLLPLFVMDTLGELPGMTGLFIAGVFSAALSSLSTCLNSMSAVVLEDFVKPYVKVQLSNSATTWIMRSVVVGVGALCVALVYVVEHMGTVLQLTMSLESITNGPLFGIFTLGILLPWINGNSAMLGGCVGVVVMSWVSLNAQWAIASGAISYQTKPLTVDHCDYTFDAAALVSSAANATHHTTQAASDVFPLYRMSYMWYTTLGASVTIIVALMSTLVFGTNDPNAIDSSLITPYIRKFFRCNPQKTMDTCNAGIYLQKTLKSDEVAL from the exons ATGAACAACATATCCCAGGTTCTCAGCGAGCTGCAGCGATTCTCGTGGCCCGATTATGTTGCGTTTGTGGCCATGTTTCTGCTCTGTATCTTTATTGGCATATACTTCGGTTTCATGAACAAATCCGTCTCCGAGAATGATTATATGCTAGGCGGTCGTAAAATGCCAATCGTTCCCATCGCCTTCTCCTTGGTGGCCAGCTTCATATCTGGCATTACATTACTGGGATTGCCAACAGAAGTCTACTCGTATGGGACTCAGTATCTTTATGTGGGTTTCGGTGTCATCGGCATGGGTATCGTGATGGCAATCTTCTACTTACCAGTCTTCCACGATCTGAACATTACGTCCACCTATGAg TACTTGGAGCTCCGCTTTGATCGTCGCCTGCGTATGTTTGGATCCGTAATGTTTGCCATTATGAAT GTAGCCTACCTGCCAATTGTGATATATGTTCCGGCTCTGGCTTTCAATCAGGTAACTGGAGTGGGAGTCCATACCATAACCCCCATTGTGTGCATAATTTGTGTGTTCTACACCAGCATGGGCGGACTTAAGGCTGTAGTTTGGACGGATGTTGTTCAGGCGGTGTCCATGCTGGGAGCCCTTGCATTAGTTGCTGTCAAGGGCAGCATGGACATTGGAGGCGCCAATGTTGTGGTGGAACGTGCTTGGCACTCCAACAGACTCGAGGCTCCCGA CCTGAGCATAGATCCCACTGTGCGTCATACCTTCTGGTGTTTGTTCGTCGGTGGAATTGTATACTGGACACAAACAAATGCCGTCTCCCAGAACATGATTCAGCGCTACCTTTCACTGCCCACACTCGCCGACGCCCGCAAGGCTTTGTGCATCTTTTGTGCTGGAGTTCTGATCTTGATGGCTTTGTGTGGCTACAACGGACTGCTCATCTATGCTACCTATCAAAACTGTGATCCACTAACTACCAAg CTGGCCAAAGCTCGGGATCAACTGCTGCCGCTCTTTGTAATGGATACGCTGGGTGAATTGCCTGGCATGACGGGACTATTCATAGCTGGTGTCTTCAGTGCCGCCTTGAGCTCGCTCTCCACCTGCCTTAACTCAATGTCTGCCGTCGTTTTGGAAGACTTCGTCAAACCTTATGTGAAGGTGCAACTCTCGAATAGTGCCACCACTTGGATCATGCGCTCCGTCGTTGTGGGCGTGGGTGCGCTTTGTGTGGCTTTAGTCTATGTGGTGGAGCACATGGGCACAGTGCTCCAGCTGACAATGAGCTTAGAATCCATAACGAATGGTCCGCTTTTTGGCATCTTTACGCTAGGCATTCTTTTGCCCTGGATCAATGGCAAT AGCGCCATGTTGGGCGGCTGCGTTGGCGTTGTGGTTATGTCCTGGGTAAGTCTTAATGCGCAATGGGCCATTGCCTCGGGTGCCATCAGCTACCAGACAAAGCCTTTAACTGTAGACCATTGCGACTATACTTTCGATGCAGCCGCTCTCGTTTCCAGTGCTGCCAATGCCACACATCATACTACACAAGCAGCCAG TGATGTATTTCCATTGTACCGCATGTCCTATATGTGGTACACCACCTTGGGTGCCTCGGTTACCATTATCGTTGCCCTCATGAGCACACTTGTGTTTGGTACGAACGATCCCAACGCCATTGATTCATCGCTGATCACACCCTACATACGAAAGTTCTTTAGGTGTAATCCACAAAAAACAATG GATACTTGCAATGCTGGAATTTATCTTCAAAAAACGCTAAAAAGCGATGAGGTGGCTCTATAA
- the LOC117573593 gene encoding prefoldin subunit 3 has translation MTGIMDTIEMPKLPENQKTFAGIPEAIFLEEIDTFMTQPENENCEKVLQRLDEQHGKYRFMAYNLEARRRKLKSQIPDLERSLEMVNVLRKEDEERETQFLLSDQVFIKTLVPPTKTVYLWLGASVMLEYPLDEAEALLKQNITSAVGNLKSLEHDQDFLRDQITTTEVNMARVYNWGVKKRQAAAKSNATTATTPS, from the exons ATGACTGGCATCATGGACACAATAGAAATGCCAAAATTgcccgaaaatcaaaaaactttCGCCGGCATACCAGAAGCAATATTTCTA GAAGAAATTGATACGTTTATGACACAACCTGAGAacgaaaattgtgaaaaagtCTTGCAGAGGTTGGATGAACAGCATGGCAAATATCGCTTTATGGCCTACAATTTGGAAGCGCGTCGCCGTAAGTTAAAATCTCAAATACCTGACTTAGAGCGTTCGCTGGAAATGGTGAATGTGCTGCGCAAAGAGGATGAGGAACGAGAAACACAGTTTCTGCTCAGTGATCAGGTGTTCATCAAGACCCTGGTGCCGCCCACAAAAACCGTCTATCTTTGGCTGGGTGCCAGTGTAATGCTGGAGTATCCATTGGACGAGGCAGAGGCGCTGTTAAAGCAAAACATTACATCTGCAGTGGGCAATCTGAAGTCCCTCGAGCATGATCAGGACTTCCTTAG AGATCAAATTACGACAACTGAAGTGAACATGGCTCGTGTCTACAATTGGGGCGTTAAAAAGCGACAGGCAGCGGCTAAAAGCAATGCCACCACTGCAACCACACCCTCCTAG
- the LOC117575048 gene encoding peptidyl-prolyl cis-trans isomerase-like 1 — MLTNVPAGSVPDKAWQPHFVTLETTMGEITVELYWKHAPNTCYNFAELSRRGYYNNVVFHRIIRDFMIQGGDPTGTGRGGSSVYGSEFADELHSDLKHTGAGILSMANSGPDSNGSQFFITLAPTQWLDNKHTIFGRVYTGMEVVKRIGMVETDKNDRPVDPLRIIKAKVEKL, encoded by the exons ATGTTGACAAATGTTCCAGCAGGTAGTGTGCCAGACAAGGCGTGGCAACCACATTTTGTGACGCTGGAAACGAC CATGGGCGAAATAACAGTGGAGTTGTATTGGAAACACGCGCCAAATACA TGTTACAACTTTGCAGAGCTATCCAGAAGGGGCTACTATAACAACGTGGTCTTCCATCGCATCATTCGTGATTTCATGATACAAGGTGGAGATCCAACAGGAACTGGACGCGGCGGATCCTCAGTTTATGGCTCCGAGTTTGCAGATGAGCTGCATAGCGATTTAAAGCATACGGGCGCTGGTATACTCTCCATGGCTAACTCTGGCCCCGATTCAAATGGCTCCCAGTTCTTTATTACACTAGCGCCCACACAGTGGCTGGACAATAAACACACAATCTTTGGCCGGGTTTACACTGGCATGGAGGTGGTGAAACGCATTGGAATGGTGGAAACGGATAAGAATGATCGACCAGTTGATCCGCTGCGCATCATCAAAGCCAAGGTCGAGAAACTGTAA
- the LOC117573594 gene encoding 39S ribosomal protein L40, mitochondrial — MSLIGALSRLSLQSTALASRCFHTTTVLCAEPLKKKKKIDPQVIKQREDRKKKKIEKQIRRLEKNARQLKPVEELEVPLELIDDKAKRLRKLPQLNGAEQETRALLIKEWARFKHNEKVADFQIIDRLLQSQNKALDELRNESEELYQAAIEVDLQLLAVPLKGPVSTPPIKNYVSPDGDYNHQSMKWE; from the exons atgtcGCTTATTGGTGCACTTTCCAG ACTAAGCTTGCAAAGCACCGCACTTGCTTCGCGGTGTTTCCACACAACAACAGTGCTATGCGCCGAGCCGctgaagaaaaagaagaaaattgaCCCTCAAGTCATTAAACAGCGAGAGGAccgtaaaaaaaagaagattgaGAAACAAATTCGCAGACTCGAGAAAAATGCCCGCCAACTGAAGCCAGTGGAAGAGCTGGAGGTGCCGCTGGAGCTTATCGATGACAAGGC aaAACGGCTACGAAAGCTGCCCCAACTTAACGGCGCTGAGCAGGAGACACGGGCGCTTCTAATCAAAGAGTGGGCACGCTTTAAGCACAATGAGAAAGTAGCTGACTTCCAAATCATTGACCGCTTGTTGCAGTCCCAGAACAAAGCACTGGACGAGCTGCGCAATGAGTCCGAGGAACTTTATCAGGCTGCCATCGAAGTGGACCTGCAACTGCTTGCGGTGCCACTAAAAGGACCCGTCTCAACTCCACCAATCAAAAATTATGTGAGCCCCGACGGCGATTACAATCATCAGTCCATGAAGTGGGAATAG